The following are encoded together in the Hoplias malabaricus isolate fHopMal1 chromosome 3, fHopMal1.hap1, whole genome shotgun sequence genome:
- the dkk1b gene encoding dickkopf-related protein 1b produces the protein MRFAIFSALCLTLLAFSELTAAVSALFNSNAIKTGPAVVNTGPTVVSESPQLFPVDDGSQNFATDTMQPFICVVDEQCAEDEFCFRSRGTCLLCKKRRKRCIRDAMCCPGNHCSNGVCQPNDPDIALQAGVEELMPVSTLHEDNATVVLQSKPETQGLPQNLKGLEGETCLRSSDCSEGLCCARHFWSKICKPVLKEGQVCTKHKRKGTHGLEIFQRCDCEEGLSCRMQKGEHSKSSRSLHTCQRF, from the exons ATGCGGTTCGCGATCTTCTCCGCCTTGTGCCTAACCTTGCTCGCCTTCTCGGAGCTCACCGCTGCAGTCAGCGCCTTATTCAACTCCAACGCCATCAAGACGGGACCAGCTGTGGTCAACACGGGGCCGACTGTGGTCAGCGAAAGTCCACAGCTGTTCCCCGTGGATGACGGCAGTCAGAACTTCGCCACTGACACGATGCAG CCTTTCATTTGCGTGGTGGATGAGCAGTGTGCTGAAGACGAGTTCTGTTTCCGGTCTCGGGGCACATGCCTCCTGTGTAAGAAGAGGAGAAAGCGCTGCATCCGGGATGCTATGTGTTGTCCTGGCAACCACTGTAGCAACG GGGTATGCCAGCCAAATGATCCTGACATTGCACTACAAGCTGGAGTTGAAGAGCTTATGCCAGTCAGTACTCTACATGAAGACAATGCCACAGTGGTACTGCAGTCCAAGCCAGAAACTCAGGGTCTGCCTCAGAACCTGAAAG GTCTTGAGGGCGAGACTTGCCTGCGATCTTCAGACTGTTCAGAGGGATTGTGTTGTGCTCGCCATTTTTGGTCCAAGATCTGCAAGCCCGTTCTTAAAGAGGGTCAGGTGTGCACCAAACACAAACGGAAAGGCACCCACGGTCTGGAGATTTTCCAACGATGTGATTGTGAGGAGGGTCTCTCCTGCCGGATGCAAAAAGGAGAACACAGCAAGTCTTCACGAAGTCTTCATACTTGCCAGAGATTCTAA